A genomic region of Coraliomargarita sinensis contains the following coding sequences:
- a CDS encoding MobC family plasmid mobilization relaxosome protein, producing MDTPKTEETKSEQHGPRTESPVKPQSAAILQAGGEEPKDGPSQGGPISGSPGGPGAKEKSEVSGGEKSKPETSPRVQSRDPFEHTKVSAASKTEVQQEVKGEGHESQGKPQKSSSGEVDEVEAKTTPTPDEKESTPETGPDDGVESKPQEKKPRRSMPRKEKRTETLKFRATPCERDEIIDNIPDGLEFSDWARTVLIGKNAKTKSEKAHRRRLIGELGRIGNNLNQIAKKINTEGLPGDPERALELVSELHAIYVELQSLKGGDDAA from the coding sequence TTGGATACACCAAAAACTGAGGAAACCAAAAGTGAGCAACATGGGCCACGGACGGAGTCGCCGGTGAAGCCACAAAGCGCTGCTATTCTGCAAGCTGGAGGAGAGGAACCCAAAGACGGGCCTTCACAAGGTGGTCCAATATCCGGTTCACCAGGTGGCCCCGGCGCTAAAGAGAAGTCAGAAGTCTCTGGCGGTGAAAAGTCAAAGCCGGAGACTTCTCCTAGGGTGCAATCGAGGGACCCTTTCGAACACACAAAGGTTTCGGCGGCTTCAAAAACTGAAGTTCAGCAAGAAGTAAAAGGAGAAGGTCACGAGTCACAGGGGAAGCCACAAAAGAGTTCTTCTGGAGAAGTTGATGAGGTGGAAGCAAAAACCACGCCGACTCCTGATGAAAAAGAGTCAACGCCAGAAACTGGTCCCGATGATGGTGTTGAATCAAAACCTCAGGAAAAGAAGCCTCGGAGGTCCATGCCCAGAAAAGAGAAGCGGACCGAAACACTGAAGTTTCGGGCGACTCCATGTGAGCGAGATGAGATCATCGACAATATACCTGACGGGTTAGAATTCTCTGATTGGGCAAGAACCGTATTAATCGGGAAGAATGCAAAAACGAAATCCGAAAAGGCTCACCGAAGAAGGCTCATTGGAGAGCTTGGGCGGATTGGTAATAATCTCAATCAGATCGCAAAAAAGATAAATACTGAAGGATTACCCGGCGACCCAGAGCGTGCTTTAGAATTGGTATCAGAATTACACGCGATCTATGTCGAGCTTCAAAGCCTGAAAGGGGGCGACGATGCTGCATAA
- a CDS encoding ribbon-helix-helix protein, CopG family: MEAVSVRIEKTEIEEIDRLAYSMEVDRTTIIRRLISVGVEGLLHYEKSAASADWPRKGRLKMRVTVKQ, encoded by the coding sequence ATGGAAGCAGTATCGGTTCGTATTGAAAAAACAGAAATCGAGGAGATCGACCGCCTCGCTTATAGTATGGAGGTAGACCGGACTACGATCATCCGGCGTCTGATATCAGTCGGAGTTGAAGGACTGCTTCATTACGAAAAATCCGCAGCTTCTGCGGATTGGCCCCGAAAGGGTCGGTTGAAAATGAGGGTGACCGTAAAACAGTAG
- a CDS encoding InlB B-repeat-containing protein, with product MCLLAAVQRLGLLAVLLSALVATSPAYGWQSWMGVSSFSDTSTAERPIVSGNVSGALPSQFSFDLELTAISGLDTDFGADFSLHLSQDGADLAVVSISADRQSGATNGNFGDITLRNGANTVSETITGANIPVGTRVRLTLNIRATEVELTISDQADGSILAQRIAAISGAASANEIKLMTFDNEGRILPELVDSSYWQLRSTRSGVDATVRFYGVDILNVSFAGDGTAVDPYQVGSPEGLDAVRYFPYAHFILIEDIDLNKAPFNEGAGWQPISDFSGHFDGNGHRIENLMINRPDEEYVGLFKTIKTDGQIRDCDLGAGRVIGKGKVGALTGSNYGDINGIRSFVFVSAAGEGIFDSGGGLVGVNWPSGTVRNSESFANTSGFNRIGGLIGENQGNVLNCKSSGLVSGTDDYVGGIVGFNGNGGSLHSSFSSATVSGKDVVGGAVGFNNEGSSITSCFSNGKVLASGNWLGGLCGENYGLINQSYSTALVEGDPANSYQLGGLAGRNHENASVVASFAHAASISGKDYLGGLIGINVGSVTESVSAGDLLKLDFEQHTNYVGGLVGGNLQGVVEKSAATGSVRGSYAMYPLGGFVGYNWGGDISESWCAGPIVDNAGALQGGGFSGLNSGSIQDCYSLSSGGGRSGAFAFNNYAVEEGTRVYGIIGNSFSTGQGNSIEGFLKTETDSQFYGTVNNCFALEISSGGNVETSLTVAEMQTASTYTAAGWDFTNIWTIDEGSSYPYFRDRDYTVTVTLGAGMQGTVTGGGTFYQADEITITATPIAGERFSHWEADGAVFSEEATFTFPAYRNLNLEAHFEPDTTSLILVDTVPVEGSLIQGVGIYPNGSTVILNAPDLNGYVFSHWSDDDAVLSSESSLSIVADGDRTLTAHYAWAITLEANIPEYGTVSGGGVFEYDDTVTLEAVPASMFHHFINWTEGGVEVSADPVFSFNATGSRHLVANFAINDYAITVDYDSSKAFARWNSNFNGGAYDTFYFNFSPGWVGYFNDGDRVTVKCYMSAGYSFVNWTEDGVEVSTSASYTFTASADRDLVANFAINQYTLDLASVPSGAATLSGAGTFDYNTSVTLGVDPAAGYHFLNWTKDGAVVSDDPNYTFNLTGNLTLKANFYQHAVTTTSSDESVGSVTGGGKFLDGDTVTLKATTTAAFHHFVNWTEGGVEVSTDPTYTFSASADRDLVANFDLNQYTLDLDTAPPGAATLTGAGTYDHGTSVTLGVDPAPSYHFLNWTEAGEFVSSELDYALTLTGGRTLTANFYQHAVTATSSDEGVGSVSGGGKFLDGDTVTLEATTTAAFHHFVNWTEGGVEVSTDPNYTFTATVNRSLVANFSANEFLITPEVNVEGRGSVTVTALHDYGSTVVLTAAPAEGFMFVRWREGNTTLSTDEVYSFEFTQARDRTLVADFVHEYAGGSGSEEDPYLVATPEQLDDIRFLLDKHFKQIADIDLGVAPWNKGAGWEPIGNSRIDTWSESFRGSLDGDEHSILNVFINRPTEDYVGVFGQAYRANFLDVSITGAQIYGKQKVGALAGEVVAATLRNCFASGYVSGSVSVGGLVGMNLYPFVYNSGTEGVVEAEKSGGGLIGHVYANGEQMIEDSYSHVAVSGQSELGGLIGRFSGNCLMRSYATGDVSGSGSQIGGLVGYARDGWNKLIENCYSTGNVEGNARVGGLMGEGYEIDIIQCYATGAVNGNEYVGGFSGLSHAVEYIDSFSIGNVVGESLSGGFGGLFIFSAYTTNVYSTFVPIAPYTVDPFLSGNGIYGTSAFWRLSDNGEYTSSYGVGLDGLEFNRRSSFESAGYDFDNIWGIVEGETSPYLITIPLQIRVMADKPAHGSVSGNTTTYCMRTESVSAVAAVGYIFSHWTERGETVSTEADYSFQVETHRDLIAHFILGHKLRYSAETGGDVTGELSQDIVSGGLGSPVSAVPETGLAFRKWSDGVIENPRQDENVTADLNVSAQFETLNQTPLNWYELHNLAPGDGQNWNDLDLIDHDGDGVTTANEFIFDTDPTNPTSRFTTILSRNSADDNFKINFPTSPGRMYLIQYSDTLAPDSWHTLVPEFEGTGSNHSHTDDTISGSTRFYRVKVRMAE from the coding sequence ATGTGTTTATTAGCAGCAGTACAAAGACTAGGACTCCTTGCGGTGCTGCTTTCTGCTCTCGTGGCGACCTCTCCAGCATATGGCTGGCAAAGTTGGATGGGCGTTAGTAGCTTCTCAGATACGTCCACCGCCGAGCGGCCTATTGTTTCCGGAAATGTTTCTGGAGCATTGCCTTCTCAATTTTCCTTCGACCTGGAACTGACGGCTATCAGCGGACTGGACACCGATTTTGGCGCGGATTTTTCACTGCATTTGAGTCAGGACGGGGCAGATCTGGCCGTCGTATCAATCAGCGCCGACCGGCAGTCGGGCGCTACGAATGGAAATTTCGGAGATATCACTCTGAGGAACGGTGCAAATACTGTCAGCGAAACCATAACGGGCGCGAATATACCTGTGGGCACGCGAGTCCGCCTGACACTGAATATTCGGGCGACAGAAGTGGAATTGACGATTTCGGATCAGGCTGACGGTTCGATTCTTGCGCAACGCATCGCTGCCATCTCAGGCGCAGCCTCTGCCAATGAAATCAAGTTGATGACTTTCGACAATGAGGGACGAATCCTACCAGAGCTTGTCGATTCCAGCTATTGGCAGCTCCGCAGCACACGGTCCGGCGTGGATGCGACTGTTCGGTTCTACGGTGTGGACATTCTCAATGTGTCGTTCGCAGGTGATGGAACTGCTGTTGATCCATACCAAGTCGGCAGTCCCGAGGGCTTGGATGCAGTTCGCTACTTTCCCTACGCTCATTTTATTCTTATTGAAGATATCGATCTAAATAAAGCTCCATTCAACGAAGGTGCTGGCTGGCAGCCGATTAGTGATTTTTCAGGTCATTTTGACGGTAATGGACACCGCATAGAGAACCTGATGATCAACCGACCGGATGAAGAATATGTTGGCTTATTCAAAACGATTAAAACCGATGGGCAGATACGAGACTGTGACCTCGGTGCAGGTAGAGTCATTGGCAAGGGGAAGGTCGGTGCTTTAACCGGATCGAACTATGGCGATATTAATGGAATCAGATCCTTTGTTTTTGTCTCAGCTGCTGGAGAAGGTATTTTTGACAGCGGTGGCGGACTAGTGGGGGTTAATTGGCCTTCTGGGACGGTTCGAAACAGCGAATCCTTCGCGAATACTAGCGGATTTAATCGCATCGGAGGATTGATTGGTGAAAATCAAGGAAACGTCTTAAACTGTAAAAGTTCTGGCTTGGTCTCCGGGACGGACGACTATGTAGGAGGCATTGTCGGATTTAATGGGAACGGGGGGAGCCTGCATTCTTCTTTTTCGAGTGCAACCGTTTCAGGAAAGGATGTCGTGGGCGGGGCTGTAGGCTTCAACAATGAGGGATCGAGCATAACATCTTGCTTTTCTAATGGTAAAGTTCTCGCAAGTGGAAATTGGCTTGGAGGCTTATGCGGGGAAAATTATGGTCTGATAAATCAGTCATACTCAACTGCATTAGTTGAAGGAGATCCTGCAAATTCTTATCAACTTGGCGGTCTGGCCGGTCGTAATCATGAAAATGCAAGTGTTGTTGCTAGCTTTGCTCATGCTGCATCTATTTCAGGCAAAGATTACCTAGGGGGACTGATAGGAATCAATGTTGGATCGGTTACTGAGTCTGTTTCTGCTGGAGATCTTCTTAAGTTGGATTTCGAGCAACACACCAATTACGTTGGAGGCTTAGTCGGTGGTAACCTTCAAGGAGTTGTGGAAAAGTCTGCAGCGACAGGTAGCGTCAGAGGGAGTTACGCTATGTATCCTCTAGGTGGCTTTGTCGGTTATAATTGGGGAGGAGATATAAGCGAATCCTGGTGTGCTGGCCCGATTGTCGACAACGCTGGAGCTTTACAGGGAGGTGGTTTTTCAGGATTAAATTCCGGTTCGATTCAGGACTGCTATTCCTTATCATCTGGTGGTGGCCGTTCCGGAGCTTTTGCTTTCAACAATTACGCGGTTGAGGAGGGTACTCGCGTTTACGGAATCATAGGCAACTCTTTCTCAACCGGACAGGGTAATAGTATTGAAGGTTTCCTGAAGACCGAGACTGATAGTCAATTTTACGGAACCGTGAATAACTGCTTCGCGCTGGAGATTTCTTCTGGCGGTAATGTCGAGACAAGTTTGACGGTGGCCGAAATGCAAACAGCCAGCACTTATACTGCCGCCGGCTGGGACTTTACGAATATCTGGACCATCGACGAAGGCAGTTCTTATCCCTATTTCCGCGACAGAGACTATACGGTCACTGTAACGCTTGGTGCAGGCATGCAGGGCACTGTAACTGGAGGAGGAACCTTCTACCAGGCTGACGAGATTACCATCACCGCTACCCCAATAGCCGGTGAGCGCTTTTCACATTGGGAGGCGGATGGTGCCGTTTTCTCAGAAGAAGCTACTTTTACCTTTCCGGCTTACCGGAACCTGAATCTAGAGGCACATTTCGAGCCAGATACGACCAGTCTGATTCTTGTGGATACAGTTCCAGTGGAGGGGTCGTTGATTCAAGGTGTTGGGATATACCCGAATGGCAGCACGGTCATTCTCAATGCGCCCGATCTCAACGGATACGTGTTCTCGCATTGGAGTGATGATGATGCCGTTCTTTCCTCGGAATCCAGCCTAAGCATTGTGGCCGATGGTGACCGGACCTTGACCGCCCATTACGCTTGGGCAATTACTTTGGAAGCGAATATTCCGGAGTATGGCACAGTCTCCGGAGGGGGTGTTTTCGAATATGATGACACAGTCACCCTGGAGGCTGTTCCTGCCTCAATGTTTCATCATTTCATAAATTGGACCGAAGGTGGAGTTGAGGTTTCTGCAGATCCTGTCTTTAGTTTTAATGCGACCGGAAGTCGCCACCTGGTCGCAAATTTCGCCATCAATGATTATGCGATCACTGTTGATTATGATTCTTCTAAAGCTTTTGCCAGATGGAATAGTAATTTTAACGGGGGTGCTTATGACACTTTTTACTTTAATTTTAGTCCGGGCTGGGTTGGTTATTTTAACGATGGTGACCGTGTCACTGTTAAATGTTACATGTCTGCGGGCTATTCTTTCGTTAACTGGACCGAAGACGGGGTCGAAGTTTCTACAAGCGCCAGCTACACTTTCACCGCGAGTGCCGATCGAGACTTGGTGGCAAACTTCGCAATAAATCAGTATACACTGGATTTAGCTTCAGTTCCATCCGGAGCTGCGACTTTATCGGGGGCGGGCACCTTCGATTACAACACATCTGTCACTCTTGGTGTTGATCCGGCTGCGGGCTACCATTTTCTCAACTGGACCAAAGATGGAGCGGTTGTATCCGACGATCCGAACTACACTTTCAATCTAACTGGTAACCTAACTCTAAAGGCGAATTTCTACCAACATGCTGTGACTACCACGTCGAGCGATGAGAGCGTGGGTTCAGTGACTGGTGGAGGCAAGTTTCTGGATGGTGATACAGTCACATTGAAGGCTACAACTACCGCGGCGTTTCATCATTTTGTCAATTGGACCGAAGGAGGAGTCGAAGTTTCAACGGATCCGACTTACACGTTTAGTGCGAGTGCCGATCGGGACTTGGTGGCCAATTTCGACCTTAACCAATACACGCTTGATTTGGATACGGCTCCCCCAGGGGCGGCTACTTTGACGGGAGCGGGCACCTACGATCACGGCACGTCAGTGACACTGGGCGTAGATCCCGCGCCAAGCTATCATTTCCTCAACTGGACCGAAGCCGGGGAGTTTGTCTCCAGCGAGCTGGACTATGCGTTGACCTTGACAGGTGGTCGGACTCTGACCGCGAATTTTTACCAACATGCTGTGACTGCCACGTCGAGTGATGAGGGCGTAGGTTCAGTCTCGGGCGGAGGCAAGTTTCTGGATGGTGATACAGTCACTTTGGAGGCTACAACTACCGCGGCGTTTCATCATTTTGTCAATTGGACCGAAGGAGGAGTCGAAGTTTCAACGGACCCGAATTACACTTTTACCGCGACTGTGAATCGTAGCTTGGTGGCAAATTTTAGTGCCAATGAATTTCTCATCACACCTGAAGTAAATGTTGAAGGTCGAGGTTCTGTTACAGTAACAGCTCTGCATGATTACGGTTCGACGGTCGTGCTCACAGCGGCACCTGCAGAAGGCTTTATGTTTGTTCGCTGGAGAGAGGGTAATACAACGCTTTCCACGGATGAGGTTTACAGTTTCGAATTCACACAAGCGCGAGACCGGACGTTGGTCGCTGATTTTGTGCATGAATACGCTGGTGGTTCGGGGTCGGAAGAGGACCCCTACCTTGTCGCGACGCCTGAGCAACTGGACGATATCAGGTTCCTGCTTGATAAGCATTTTAAACAAATAGCCGACATTGATCTGGGCGTGGCTCCGTGGAATAAGGGGGCCGGATGGGAGCCGATTGGTAACAGCCGAATCGATACTTGGAGTGAATCGTTTCGAGGAAGTTTAGACGGGGATGAGCATAGCATCCTAAACGTTTTTATAAATCGACCCACTGAAGATTATGTCGGAGTGTTCGGTCAGGCATATCGAGCTAATTTTTTAGATGTATCAATAACAGGCGCTCAAATCTATGGAAAACAAAAGGTTGGTGCACTTGCTGGAGAAGTCGTGGCGGCTACATTACGAAATTGTTTTGCAAGTGGTTATGTAAGTGGATCCGTATCTGTTGGTGGCTTGGTTGGTATGAATCTGTATCCTTTCGTCTATAATTCAGGCACGGAAGGTGTTGTTGAGGCAGAAAAAAGTGGCGGAGGACTTATCGGCCACGTGTATGCAAACGGCGAGCAAATGATCGAAGACAGCTATTCTCATGTAGCGGTGAGTGGTCAAAGTGAACTAGGTGGGCTGATCGGCAGATTTTCAGGTAATTGTTTAATGCGTTCATATGCAACTGGAGATGTCTCGGGGAGTGGCTCCCAGATCGGTGGTTTGGTAGGTTATGCGAGGGATGGTTGGAATAAACTGATTGAAAATTGTTACAGCACGGGAAATGTAGAAGGAAATGCCCGAGTAGGGGGACTAATGGGTGAAGGTTACGAGATTGATATTATCCAATGCTATGCCACTGGAGCTGTTAACGGGAATGAGTATGTAGGCGGCTTCTCGGGTCTTTCTCATGCTGTTGAATATATAGATTCATTCTCAATCGGGAACGTTGTAGGAGAAAGCCTTTCGGGAGGATTTGGTGGTCTGTTTATCTTTTCTGCATATACCACTAATGTCTATTCCACTTTTGTGCCAATTGCTCCATACACCGTCGATCCGTTTTTGAGTGGGAACGGAATCTATGGTACTAGCGCATTTTGGCGCTTAAGTGATAATGGTGAATACACTTCTAGTTATGGCGTTGGACTAGATGGTTTGGAATTCAACCGAAGATCTTCATTTGAGTCAGCAGGCTATGACTTCGATAACATCTGGGGGATCGTTGAAGGAGAAACTTCACCTTATCTAATTACAATCCCGCTGCAAATAAGGGTGATGGCTGACAAACCAGCACACGGCAGTGTGAGCGGAAACACCACTACCTACTGCATGCGGACTGAATCGGTTTCTGCGGTCGCGGCGGTTGGCTATATCTTCAGTCACTGGACGGAACGAGGAGAAACTGTTTCGACTGAAGCCGATTATAGTTTTCAGGTAGAGACCCACCGGGATTTGATCGCTCATTTCATTCTGGGCCACAAACTCCGCTATTCGGCCGAAACCGGCGGGGATGTTACAGGAGAACTAAGCCAGGATATTGTATCTGGAGGCTTGGGGAGCCCGGTATCTGCTGTTCCTGAGACCGGCCTTGCTTTCCGGAAGTGGAGCGACGGTGTCATTGAGAATCCACGCCAAGATGAAAACGTGACTGCGGATCTTAATGTAAGCGCTCAATTTGAAACGCTAAACCAGACGCCATTAAACTGGTATGAGCTACATAATTTAGCACCTGGAGATGGCCAAAACTGGAACGATTTGGATCTGATTGACCATGATGGCGACGGAGTCACAACCGCCAACGAATTCATTTTCGATACCGATCCTACGAATCCCACCTCAAGGTTTACAACCATCCTGAGTAGGAATAGCGCTGACGATAACTTTAAAATCAATTTCCCCACCTCACCCGGAAGAATGTATCTCATTCAATATAGCGATACACTTGCTCCGGATAGCTGGCATACCCTCGTCCCTGAATTTGAAGGCACCGGCAGCAACCACAGCCACACCGATGACACAATTTCAGGCTCCACACGCTTCTACCGAGTCAAAGTCCGCATGGCTGAATAG
- a CDS encoding RNA polymerase sigma factor: protein MPAKTETLNPDDLLIERVKKGDVAAYNDIVTRYYDRIFARVSQLLKNKQDAEEVTQDAFIRAQRGLENFRGDASFSTWLYQIATNLAHNRYWYWFRRKRDQSISLDQPLGDDGDLTLENLMPSEGENPAEATVTQEFVDRVGECMHDLNEKHKEVLILRNVNNLSYDEIAQQLEISVGTVKSRIARARESLRELMGSDFA from the coding sequence ATGCCCGCAAAAACTGAGACCCTGAACCCTGACGACCTTTTGATCGAGCGCGTGAAAAAAGGGGATGTCGCCGCTTACAACGACATTGTCACCCGCTATTATGACCGGATTTTTGCCCGTGTTTCGCAACTCCTTAAAAATAAGCAAGATGCGGAGGAAGTGACGCAGGATGCCTTCATCCGCGCTCAGCGGGGGTTGGAAAATTTCCGCGGTGATGCCTCCTTTTCCACCTGGCTCTACCAGATTGCGACGAATTTGGCCCACAACCGTTACTGGTACTGGTTCCGCCGCAAGCGCGACCAGTCGATTTCCCTGGATCAGCCGCTGGGCGACGATGGTGATCTTACGCTGGAGAATTTGATGCCCAGCGAGGGTGAGAATCCCGCAGAAGCGACTGTTACGCAAGAATTTGTGGATCGCGTGGGCGAATGCATGCACGATTTAAATGAGAAGCACAAAGAGGTGCTGATTTTGCGAAATGTGAATAATCTGTCCTACGACGAGATTGCCCAACAACTGGAGATCAGCGTAGGCACTGTGAAAAGTCGTATCGCCCGGGCGCGCGAAAGTCTTCGTGAACTAATGGGTAGTGATTTTGCATGA
- a CDS encoding cytochrome c3 family protein, with protein sequence MFIRFTSILHGLVITIACLCVSGCGDKPSSGYEATQKSKVESLHGTFPFTFDGPRLARSGPSSCAECHAEEFEQWQQSHHAKANRPVSVELDTAAFTPTREIKESGVTYRMEKEADKFWLEVIDAEGGSERHELVGVIGYTPIRQYLTRFEGNKYQTISASYDVLKNEWVDVFAHEDRVPGEWGHWTGQGMNWNANCAYCHTTEYNKGFDFEADRYESTWIQQGIACAECHTGLEEHVRLARSGGNTSLPPLDREQIEDNCASCHSRRDQITADAFKPGDAYHNHFGVSLPDQPGLYYPDGQILDEVFVHGSFQMSRMNHAGVSCLDCHNPHSNELILPVKNNMLCMRCHDSGYMEAPVIEPLAHSFHAEGSTGNQCVSCHMPKTTYMQVDPRADHGFHSPDPLMTKELGIPNACSSCHTDESVDWAVKHVEEWYGEKLAKSRQRQRARALHAAYNYDPSALQQLISLLEEEDIPAWRATYAGLISAYLPNEQAAGALRPLLKDESPLVRERAVSALLVFNPESPNKMDALSDSSRSVRIAAARALENTNQAIPNESTLAEWNNYLDFNSDRPQTLLVLANRAAQEKRLPDLRKYIDRAIQLDRANAQMYHQAAILLSTAGLQKEARTRLFKGWELAPKDAIFPYSLGLLAAETGDLNTAIGYLEEAVALEPNFSRAWYNLSLAYSRSNQPEAAQRAMRRAQGQP encoded by the coding sequence ATGTTCATTCGCTTCACATCCATTCTGCATGGGCTTGTTATTACCATCGCCTGCCTTTGCGTCAGTGGTTGTGGCGACAAACCCTCTTCCGGCTACGAAGCCACGCAGAAGAGCAAGGTTGAATCCCTGCACGGAACATTCCCCTTCACTTTTGATGGACCGAGGCTCGCCCGTAGCGGGCCCAGTTCCTGTGCCGAGTGCCATGCGGAAGAGTTTGAACAGTGGCAACAGAGCCATCACGCCAAAGCCAATCGCCCGGTCTCGGTGGAGTTGGATACGGCGGCATTCACCCCCACCCGCGAGATCAAGGAATCGGGTGTGACTTACCGCATGGAAAAGGAGGCGGACAAATTCTGGCTGGAGGTCATCGATGCTGAAGGCGGGTCGGAGCGGCATGAACTCGTTGGCGTGATTGGCTACACACCCATCCGGCAATATCTCACACGCTTCGAAGGCAACAAGTACCAAACCATCAGCGCCTCCTACGACGTGCTCAAAAACGAGTGGGTCGATGTTTTTGCCCACGAAGACCGGGTACCCGGCGAGTGGGGCCATTGGACCGGGCAAGGCATGAACTGGAACGCGAATTGTGCCTACTGCCACACCACGGAGTATAACAAGGGTTTCGATTTTGAGGCTGATCGCTATGAGTCGACCTGGATCCAACAAGGGATTGCCTGTGCCGAATGCCACACCGGACTGGAAGAGCACGTGCGCCTGGCACGCTCCGGAGGCAACACTTCCCTCCCTCCACTCGACCGCGAACAGATCGAGGATAATTGCGCCTCCTGCCACTCCCGCCGGGATCAGATTACCGCCGATGCCTTCAAGCCGGGCGACGCTTATCACAACCACTTCGGAGTGAGCTTACCCGATCAGCCGGGGCTTTACTATCCGGACGGCCAGATTCTGGATGAGGTCTTTGTCCATGGCTCCTTCCAAATGAGCCGGATGAATCACGCCGGAGTGAGCTGTTTGGACTGCCATAATCCTCACAGCAATGAGCTAATCCTACCCGTAAAGAACAACATGCTCTGCATGCGCTGCCACGACAGCGGTTACATGGAAGCGCCGGTCATCGAACCGCTGGCCCACAGTTTTCACGCCGAAGGCAGCACCGGGAATCAATGTGTAAGCTGTCACATGCCCAAAACCACTTACATGCAGGTCGACCCGCGAGCCGACCACGGCTTCCATTCGCCGGATCCGCTGATGACCAAAGAGCTTGGCATCCCCAATGCCTGCAGTTCCTGCCATACCGACGAGTCCGTGGACTGGGCCGTCAAACATGTCGAGGAGTGGTACGGCGAGAAACTGGCCAAGAGTCGTCAGCGGCAACGAGCCCGCGCCCTCCACGCCGCCTACAACTACGACCCAAGTGCACTTCAGCAACTTATCTCGCTCCTTGAAGAAGAGGACATTCCCGCATGGCGTGCGACTTACGCCGGCTTGATCAGCGCATACTTGCCCAACGAGCAAGCCGCTGGTGCGCTCCGACCATTGTTGAAGGACGAGAGCCCGTTGGTTCGGGAACGAGCCGTATCGGCGCTTCTGGTCTTTAACCCGGAAAGCCCCAACAAGATGGACGCCCTGTCCGACAGCTCGCGTTCGGTCCGCATTGCCGCTGCCCGGGCGCTGGAGAATACCAATCAAGCGATTCCGAACGAAAGCACCTTAGCCGAGTGGAACAACTATCTCGATTTTAACTCTGACCGCCCGCAGACCCTGCTTGTTCTGGCAAACCGCGCCGCTCAGGAGAAAAGGCTGCCCGATCTGCGGAAATACATTGATCGCGCCATACAACTCGATCGCGCCAACGCCCAGATGTATCATCAGGCGGCGATTCTGCTGAGCACTGCAGGCCTGCAAAAAGAAGCGCGCACCCGTCTCTTCAAGGGCTGGGAGCTTGCCCCGAAGGACGCAATCTTCCCCTACTCACTCGGCTTGCTGGCCGCGGAAACCGGCGACTTGAATACCGCTATCGGCTATCTGGAGGAAGCGGTCGCTCTGGAACCAAACTTCTCGCGGGCCTGGTACAACCTCTCACTCGCCTACTCTCGCAGTAATCAACCGGAAGCCGCACAACGCGCCATGCGCCGTGCGCAAGGGCAACCGTAG